In Phocoena phocoena chromosome 19, mPhoPho1.1, whole genome shotgun sequence, a genomic segment contains:
- the SCO1 gene encoding protein SCO1 homolog, mitochondrial, producing MAGLLRASGRIMRLPSSKLWFLLPRGLGVWGPGEGTAKVMLGRFRPPPEEAWQASGLVGSCLRCRLLSTARQPPPGSSGPEPKGGGDPTRPSQPRPVSWKSLAITFAIGGVLLAGMKYFKKEKTEKLEKERQRSIGKPLLGGPFSLTTHTGEPKTDKDYLGQWVLIYFGFTHCPDICPEELEKMIQVVDEIDSIPTLPDLTPLFITIDPERDTKEAIANYVKEFSPKLIGLTGTKEEIDRVARAFRVYYSPGPKDEDEDYIVDHTIIMYLIGPDGEFLDYFGQNKKNAEIAGLIAAHMREHRKKS from the exons ATGGCGGGGTTGTTGCGCGCGTCAGGCCGGATAATGCGGCTTCCGAGTAGCAAACTTTGGTTTCTCTTGCCTCGCGGCCTCGGGGTTTGGGGCCCCGGGGAGGGGACCGCGAAGGTCATGCTGGGGCGGTTCCGCCCGCCGCCAGAGGAGGCGTGGCAGGCCTCGGGGCTCGTTGGCAGCTGCCTGCGGTGCCGGCTCCTCAGCACGGCGAGGCAGCCCCCGCCCGGGTCGTCAGGACCGGAGCCGAAGGGCGGCGGAGACCCCACGCGCCCCTCGCAGCCCCGG CCTGTTTCTTGGAAGTCCTTAGCCATCACATTTGCTATTGGAGGAGTTTTACTGGCTGGGATGAAGtacttcaagaaagaaaagacagaga AGCTGGAGAAGGAACGGCAGCGAAGCATCGGAAAGCCTTTACTTGGGGGTCCATTTTCCCTCACAACTCATACTGGCGAGCCCAAAACTGATAAGGACTACCTGGGTCAATGGGTATTGATTTATTTTGGTTTCACTCATTGCCCTGATATCTGTCcagaagaactagaaaaaatgatTCAAGTTGTGGATGAAATAG ATAGTATTCCAACTCTGCCAGATTTAACTCCACTTTTCATCACTATTGACCCGGAGAGGGACACAAAAGAAGCCATCGCAAATTATGTAAAAG AATTTTCTCCCAAACTGATTGGCTTAACTGGCACAAAAGAAGAGATCGATCGAGTGGCCAGAGCATTCAGAGTGTATTACAGCCCTGGCCCCAAGGATGAAGATGAGGACTACATA GTGGATCATACAATCATAATGTACTTGATTGGACCAGATGGTGAGTTTCTAGATTATTTTGGCCAGAACAAGAAGAATGCAGAAATAGCTGGTTTGATTGCTGCGCACATGAGGGAACACAGGAAAAAGAGCTAG
- the ADPRM gene encoding manganese-dependent ADP-ribose/CDP-alcohol diphosphatase, protein MDAKPEPGPLSESSEPLFCFGVIADIQYADLEDGYNFQGSRRRYYRHSHLHLQGAIEHWNKESSPPSCVLQLGDIIDGYNAQYQASEKSLELIMNTFQRLKVPVHHTWGNHEFYNFSRDYLTNSKLNTKFLEDQIAHHPETVPSENYYAYHFVPFPKFRFILLDAYDMSVLGVDPSSPKYQQCLKILREHNPNAELNSPQGLAEPQFVQFNGGFSQEQLNWLNEVLTFSDRNQEKVVIVSHLPIYPEASDSVCLAWNYRDALAVIWSHKCVVCFFAGHTHDGGYSEDPFGVHHVNIEGVIETAPDSQAFGTVHVYPDKMVLKGRGRVPDRIMNYKKEKAFHF, encoded by the exons ATGGATGCTAAGCCCGAACCTGGACCCCTCAGTGAGAGTTCAGAACCTCTTTTCTGCTTTGGAGTTATAGCAGATATTCAGTATGCTGATTTGGAAGATGGCTATAATTTCCAAGGAAGCAGACGGAGATACTACAGACACAGTCATCTTCACTTACAGGGTGCTATCGAACACTGGAATAAAGAAAGCAGCCCACCCAGTTGTGTACTTCAGCTTGGAGACATCATCGATGGATATAATGCACAGTACCAAGCATCAGAAAAGTCACTAGAACTCATCATGAACACGTTCCAAAGGCTGAAAGTCCCAGTTCATCACACGTGGGGAAATCATGAATTCTATAACTTCAGCAGAGACTATTTAACAAACTCCAAACTTAACACAAAGTTTCTGGAGGACCAGATTGCCCATCATCCTGAGACTGTGCCTTCAGAGAATTATTATGCTTATCACTTTGTACCGTTCCCTAAATTCCGGTTCATTTTACTCGATGCTTATGACATGAGTGTCTTGGGCGTGGATCCGTCTTCTCCAAAATACCAGCAGTGTCTGAAGATACTGAGGGAGCACAACCCAAATGCGGAATTGAACAGTCCTCAAG GACTTGCTGAGCCCCAGTTTGTCCAGTTTAATGGAGGATTCAGCCAAGAACAGCTGAACTGGCTGAATGAAGTTCTTACATTCTCTGACAGAAACCAAGAAAAGGTGGTGATTGTGA GCCATCTTCCCATTTATCCCGAGGCCTCTGACAGTGTGTGCCTGGCCTGGAATTACAGAGACGCCCTGGCAGTCATTTGGTCTCACAAGTGTGTGGTGTGTTTCTTCGCCGGTCACACTCACGATGGTGGCTACTCTGAGGATCCTTTTGGTGTGCACCACGTCAACATAGAAGGGGTTATTGAAACGGCTCCAGACAGCCAGGCCTTTGGCACAGTTCATGTCTATCCTGACAAAATGGTGCTGAAAGGGAGGGGCAGAGTTCCAGACAGAATTATGAATTACAAGAAGGAAAAAGCTTTCCATTTTTAG